Proteins encoded in a region of the Deinococcus aerius genome:
- a CDS encoding MFS transporter, translating into MSAETRPAALVPALPLGRLAPLYGAQALATGATTVSTVLASLIMSSLGRESLSGLPSTLISASAALSAGLFGALMLRAGRRVGLGSAFALGTFGAVLGFLGARAGATPLFLLGASLMGAAQGGYQQARYAAAESVPEGRRGTALGALMLMSVVGSFLMTGFSGAVEGLGDRLGTSAEVAGWLVGGGLLGIAALLILIWTPLKAPAQASTARLSLRQAFAVPGVRSTALALATAQGLMVTLMSLTPLRAHHLGMDHTSIAALISGHIAGMFGFGWLTGPLIDRLGLRVGYVGGALLLAAAALTAPLPGPSWLGVSMFLLGLGWNLAFVTGSKALSRYPAAQGVTDGLGYVAAGTGTLVGGLVIAHAGFPALASACALLALLPLVSAWRVRRG; encoded by the coding sequence GTGAGCGCCGAAACCCGCCCCGCCGCCCTCGTCCCCGCCCTGCCTCTGGGACGGCTCGCGCCACTGTACGGCGCGCAGGCCCTCGCCACGGGGGCCACCACCGTCAGCACCGTCCTCGCCAGCCTGATCATGAGCAGCCTGGGCCGCGAGAGCCTGTCGGGGTTGCCCAGCACCCTCATTTCCGCGTCGGCGGCCCTCTCGGCGGGACTGTTCGGCGCGCTGATGCTGCGGGCCGGGCGGCGGGTGGGCCTGGGGTCGGCGTTTGCGCTGGGAACGTTCGGGGCCGTGCTGGGCTTTCTGGGCGCTCGGGCCGGAGCCACGCCCCTCTTCCTCCTCGGCGCGTCGCTGATGGGCGCGGCGCAGGGCGGTTACCAGCAGGCCCGCTACGCCGCCGCCGAGAGCGTCCCCGAGGGGCGGCGCGGCACGGCCCTGGGCGCCCTGATGCTGATGAGCGTCGTGGGCTCCTTCCTGATGACCGGCTTCTCCGGCGCGGTGGAGGGGTTGGGCGACCGCCTGGGCACGTCCGCCGAGGTCGCCGGGTGGCTCGTCGGTGGCGGCCTTCTCGGCATTGCGGCCCTGCTGATCCTGATCTGGACGCCGCTGAAGGCCCCGGCGCAGGCGAGCACGGCCCGCCTCTCCCTCCGGCAAGCCTTCGCCGTGCCGGGCGTGCGCTCGACCGCCCTGGCCCTCGCCACCGCGCAGGGCCTGATGGTCACGCTGATGAGCCTCACGCCGCTGCGGGCGCACCACCTGGGGATGGACCACACGAGCATCGCCGCATTGATCTCCGGGCACATCGCGGGCATGTTCGGCTTCGGCTGGCTGACCGGGCCGCTGATCGACCGGCTGGGGCTGCGGGTGGGCTATGTGGGCGGCGCCCTCCTGCTCGCCGCCGCCGCCCTCACCGCGCCGCTGCCCGGCCCGTCGTGGCTGGGCGTCAGCATGTTCCTGCTCGGCCTGGGCTGGAACCTCGCCTTCGTGACGGGCAGCAAGGCGCTCTCCCGCTATCCCGCCGCGCAGGGCGTGACCGACGGCCTGGGCTACGTCGCGGCGGGCACGGGCACATTGGTCGGCGGCCTGGTCATCGCGCACGCGGGCTTCCCGGCCCTGGCCTCGGCCTGCGCCCTCCTCGCGCTCCTGCCGCTGGTCAGCGCGTGGCGGGTGCGGCGGGGGTAG
- a CDS encoding class I SAM-dependent methyltransferase translates to MHPPETGPVFAGSIPQVYAQHLVPLIFEPYAADLASRVARRQPASVLEVAAGTGVVTRQLAHVLPPGVSIIATDLSQPMLDQAAAAGTERPVEWRQADAQQLPFPDGSFDVVVCQFGVMFFPDRVRAFAEARRVLRPGGGFIFNVWDRIEENEFPDVILRVVRPLLPEDQLPFMIRIPHGYHDAAAIARDLARAGFTGPPTITTLTARSRAESPRVPAVAFCQGTPMRAELEELGPTALVEATDLATAAIAARFGPGAVDGKLQALVVEVDRESPAG, encoded by the coding sequence ATGCACCCCCCCGAGACCGGCCCCGTCTTCGCAGGCTCCATCCCGCAGGTCTACGCGCAGCACCTCGTCCCGCTCATCTTCGAGCCCTACGCCGCCGATCTCGCCTCCCGGGTGGCGCGGCGGCAGCCCGCGAGCGTCCTGGAAGTCGCCGCGGGGACGGGGGTGGTGACCCGCCAGCTCGCCCACGTCCTGCCGCCCGGGGTCTCCATCATCGCCACCGATCTCAGCCAGCCCATGCTCGATCAAGCCGCAGCGGCGGGGACCGAGCGCCCCGTGGAGTGGCGCCAGGCGGATGCCCAGCAGCTCCCCTTTCCCGACGGGTCGTTCGATGTGGTCGTCTGCCAGTTCGGGGTCATGTTCTTCCCGGACAGGGTCAGGGCATTTGCGGAAGCCCGGCGCGTCCTCCGACCAGGCGGCGGGTTCATCTTCAACGTGTGGGACCGGATCGAGGAGAACGAGTTTCCCGATGTCATCCTCCGGGTGGTCCGGCCCCTCCTCCCGGAAGACCAACTGCCCTTCATGATCCGCATCCCGCACGGGTATCACGACGCTGCGGCCATCGCCCGGGACCTGGCCCGCGCGGGGTTCACCGGGCCGCCCACCATCACCACCCTGACCGCCCGCAGCCGCGCGGAGTCCCCCCGTGTTCCCGCCGTCGCGTTCTGTCAGGGCACACCCATGCGGGCCGAGTTGGAGGAGCTTGGGCCCACGGCACTCGTGGAGGCCACCGACCTGGCGACCGCCGCCATCGCTGCCCGGTTCGGGCCGGGCGCGGTGGACGGGAAACTGCAAGCCCTCGTCGTCGAGGTGGATCGGGAGAGTCCGGCGGGGTAA
- a CDS encoding WD40 repeat domain-containing protein has translation MRSLSLTLLLGSAALAAPLTPLQTVNDPNARWAVHVDSQQAVAVDYDGAAAVLVPRQGAARAVKFPGNSKLRSPLVTPEGRVLAVQLDFRACQVVVWDVTAGRKVTTLEGALTRVLDCGQDTEFIFDIGFTPDGRFLLTADQTGLRRWDARTGRLLRTVPGKFLSQHVSPDGRSVATVGDRYRVELWATDLSRRLKALPPQPKDCLRGPGAWSTGITWSADSTRLAFSCTHEVRVWNVVAGRLQSLKRAGQLDYADAPTFSPDGRYVVADEDQFGAGVWDVGNGQRVAQLRLDAPNAQVTDVEVTPGNLLLAALSDGRLARLDLNRPAQVLSPLPLFSREDRFLWPSLAVSREGDRLAVASGDGRLNIYALPGK, from the coding sequence ATGCGTTCACTGTCATTGACCCTGCTGCTGGGTTCGGCTGCCCTGGCCGCGCCGCTCACGCCCCTTCAGACCGTCAACGATCCCAACGCCCGGTGGGCCGTCCACGTGGATTCACAGCAAGCTGTGGCCGTGGACTATGATGGCGCGGCGGCGGTGCTGGTGCCCCGCCAGGGTGCCGCCCGTGCGGTGAAGTTTCCCGGCAACAGCAAGCTGCGCTCGCCGCTGGTCACGCCGGAAGGCCGGGTGCTGGCCGTGCAACTGGATTTCAGGGCGTGTCAGGTCGTGGTGTGGGACGTGACGGCCGGGCGGAAGGTCACGACGTTGGAGGGTGCCCTCACGCGGGTCCTGGACTGCGGGCAGGACACCGAGTTCATCTTCGACATCGGCTTCACACCTGATGGCCGCTTCCTGCTGACCGCCGACCAGACGGGCCTGCGCCGCTGGGACGCGCGGACGGGCAGGCTGCTGAGAACCGTTCCGGGAAAGTTCCTCAGCCAGCACGTCAGCCCGGACGGCCGCAGCGTGGCAACCGTCGGGGACCGATACCGGGTGGAGCTGTGGGCCACCGATCTCTCGCGCCGCCTGAAAGCTCTGCCGCCACAGCCCAAGGACTGCCTGCGCGGGCCGGGTGCCTGGTCCACCGGGATAACCTGGAGTGCCGACAGCACGCGCCTCGCCTTCTCCTGCACCCATGAGGTGCGGGTCTGGAACGTGGTCGCCGGGCGCCTGCAAAGCCTGAAGCGGGCAGGCCAGCTCGACTATGCCGACGCCCCGACCTTCAGCCCAGATGGGCGTTACGTGGTAGCCGACGAGGACCAGTTCGGGGCCGGCGTCTGGGACGTGGGGAACGGCCAGCGGGTCGCGCAACTCCGCCTGGACGCCCCGAACGCGCAGGTCACCGATGTGGAGGTCACGCCGGGAAATCTGCTGCTCGCTGCGCTGAGCGATGGCCGACTCGCCCGGCTGGACCTGAACAGGCCCGCACAGGTGCTGTCGCCGCTCCCCCTGTTTTCCAGAGAAGACAGATTCCTCTGGCCCAGCCTCGCCGTCAGCCGGGAGGGGGACCGCCTGGCCGTGGCTTCGGGCGACGGCAGGCTGAACATCTACGCGCTGCCGGGGAAATAA
- a CDS encoding cobalamin B12-binding domain-containing protein, whose amino-acid sequence MEDRRIRVLIAKPGMDGHDRGAKVVARALRDAGMEVVYTGLRQTAEMIVNAALQEDVDAIGLSVLSGAHMHYFREVMQLLRERGAEDIIVFGGGIIPDQDLPKLEELGVGRVFTPGASTEDAAEYLKAAVAQRWAAQGA is encoded by the coding sequence ATGGAAGACCGCCGCATCAGGGTCCTGATCGCCAAGCCCGGCATGGACGGCCACGACCGGGGCGCCAAGGTGGTGGCGCGGGCGCTGCGCGACGCGGGGATGGAAGTGGTGTACACCGGCCTGCGCCAGACCGCCGAGATGATCGTGAACGCCGCGCTCCAGGAGGACGTGGACGCCATCGGCCTCAGCGTGCTCTCGGGCGCGCACATGCACTACTTCCGCGAGGTGATGCAGCTCCTGCGCGAGCGCGGCGCCGAGGACATCATCGTGTTCGGCGGCGGCATCATCCCCGACCAGGACCTGCCCAAGCTGGAGGAACTCGGCGTGGGCCGGGTCTTTACGCCCGGCGCGAGTACCGAGGACGCCGCTGAATATCTGAAAGCCGCCGTCGCCCAGCGCTGGGCCGCCCAGGGCGCCTGA